The Microterricola viridarii genome segment AGCAGGGCGACGCAGCCGCCGTAGACCATGATCGAGCGGGCGATGGCGACGCCATAACGGTGCACGTGGGCGACCGGGCCGCTGAACAGGCTGGTCAGGAACGTGCCGAGGGCGGCCGCGGCGGTGAGCACGCCGACCGTGATGGCCCCACCGCCGACGGCGAGGGCGGCGACGGCCGGCAGCAGCGCGAACGGGCGCCCGAAGGTCATCGCCACGATGTCGACGATGAAGCTGCTGCGGATGTTCGGTGCGCGGCGCAGGAAGTCGATGCCATCCCGAAGCGACTGCAGGCCGGCGCGGGTCGCGGACTTCTCCGGGGGTAGCTTGGGCAGCATGACGATGCCGAGGAAGCCGGCGGTGAACAGCACGGCGTCGACGGCGAAGGTCACCGGGAAGCCGAGGGTCGCCACCAGCACGCCGGCCAGTGCGGGGCCCAGGGTGAGTTGCACGCCGATGCTGATGCCGTTGAGGGCCGCCGCGCGTGCGATCAGGTCGGCCGGAAGGATGCGGGGGATGACGGCGGAGCGGGTCGCCCCGCTGATGGTGGCCGCGACGGTGGCGACCGTGGTGGCGAGGTAGAACGGCCAGAGCGGCACGGCAGCCGAGGTGCCGCGGGTGAGCGAGTCGGTGACGGCCAAAGCGAGCAGGCTGAGCGTGCCGCACCAGGCAACGATCGAACTGACGATCAACACGGTGCGCCGGTCGAAGGCATCCGCCAGCACTCCGCCCCAGAGGCCGGCGATGATCATGGGCAGCAGGGCGATGCCGCCGACCAGTCCGACGGCGAGCGTGGAGTGCGTCATGTCGAAGATCAGTAGGCCGACGGCGATGATCGTCATCTGCGCGCCGACGCCGGCGATGGCCCCGCCGACCCAGAGCCGGCCGAAGGCGGGAACACGCAGTGGGGCGAGATCGACGAGACGGCGGCGTTGTAGAGGTGGGGCTTCGGTCACTCCCAAACGATACTGGCAACGCGGGACGCCGAAATCACTAATCGGGCGTGTTCCCCGGCAGGCGGTTTCAAGCGCTCGGGAACACGCCCAACTGCGGCCCCAGATGCCTGAGCGCGGAAAGCTGCGGATTTCGTTGTCAGGAGCGCCCCACGGTGCTACATTCGCGACGAAAACTCATTTCCGCAGGCGAAGGAGCCCATCATGGCCGAGACAGACACGCCTGTGCAGCAGGCTCCGGAGCCGGAACACCACCACGAGTTGCAGGCCGACGGGGTGACGGCGGCGGGCTCGATCGTGATGGCGGTGGCCGGCAGCGCGCCGGCGTACTCGATCGCTGCCACGACGGCCACCCTGGTGGCCGTGGCCGGTCTCGCCAGCCCGGCCGCGCTGCTCTGGTGCGCTTTGCCGATGCTCGGCATCGCCTGGGCCTTCGCCTACCTGGGCAGGGCGGATGTGAACGCCGGCGCCGCCTACTCCTGGGTGGGGCGCGCCCTGCACCCCATCCTCGGGTTCCTCTCCGGCTGGGCGCTGGTCATCTCGGCCACCATTTTCATGGTCGCCGGCGCGCTTCCGGCCGGAGTGATGACCGTCGCCCTGTTCAGCCCGGAGAATTCCGACAACGTCCCGCTGGTGACGGCCATCGGTGCCGTCTGGTTCCTGGTGATGGCGGCCTGCGTGCTGCTGGGCGTGCGCATCACGGCCCGCGCCCAGTGGATCATGTCGAGCGTGGAGGTGGCGATCCTGGTGGTCTTCGCCATCGCGGCGATCGTGACCGCCGCGACCGGCAAGCACGCCGGCCCGTCATTCTCGTGGAGCTGGCTCGGCTTCGAGCACTTCACCGGTACCGGGGCGTTCGTGGCCGCCGCGCTCATCGCCGCCTTCTACTACTGGGGGTGGGACGTCGCGGCCAACCTCAGTGAGGAGACGAAGAACGGGCGCAAGGCCTCCGGCATCGGCGGCATCGTCGGCGTGATCATCGTGTTCCTGCTGTTCGAGATCTTCACGATCGCCACCCTGGTGATCCTGCCGGCGGCGACCATCGAGGCCAACAGCGGCAATGTGCTCAACGTGCTCGGCGACGCGATCTGGCCAGGTCTGGGCGGCAAGATCCTCATCATCGCCGTGATGCTCTCCACGATCGCCACGCTGGAGACCACCCTGATCCAGGTCACCCGCACACTGTTCGCGATGGGCCGTGACCACACGATCCCCGCCGCGTTCGGCCACTCCCACCCCCGCTGGCGCACGCCCGCATTCGCGACCCTGGTCGTCACCGGTGTCTCGCTGGTGCTCTTCATCGGCTCAAACTTCCTCGGCAGCGTCGGCGACATCCTGAACAACGCCATCAGTTCGATCGGGCTGCAGATCGCCTTCTACTACGCCCTCGCCGGAATTGCCGTCGTCGTTGCCTACCGGCGGATCATCTTCAGCTCGGTGAAGAACTTCATCTTCATCGGCCTCTGGCCGGGGCTCGGCGCCCTGTTCATGGTGTGGATCTTCTTCGTCTCGATCCCCTCCCTCGACACGATCGTCATCATCATCGGCCTCGGCACCCTCGCGCTCGGCATCGTGCCCATCATTGTGTTCTGGAAGAAGGGTGCCGCCTATTTCAGCCGACGTCCGCTTGAGCTGCCCGATGAGCTCGACGCCAAGGCGCCGGAGGACATTGACACCACCGCACCCCAGTAGGGACCGCGCCTGACGAGGGGCCGGCTGGCGGGGAGCACCACGGAGACGCCGGCGGACGAAGGGCGCCGCATTGACTGCTAGTGTTGAACACGCATTTTGACAACCTTTAAGAACCGTCCCGTGAGACGGAGAAGGGAGTCGGTTGATGGCACGTACCGTGCTGCAGCAGGCTGACATTGCCCGAGCGTTGACTCGGATCTCCCACGAGATCCTGGAGTCCAATCGAGGCCCAGACAATCTCGTGATCCTCGGCATCCCGACCA includes the following:
- a CDS encoding MFS transporter, which encodes MTEAPPLQRRRLVDLAPLRVPAFGRLWVGGAIAGVGAQMTIIAVGLLIFDMTHSTLAVGLVGGIALLPMIIAGLWGGVLADAFDRRTVLIVSSIVAWCGTLSLLALAVTDSLTRGTSAAVPLWPFYLATTVATVAATISGATRSAVIPRILPADLIARAAALNGISIGVQLTLGPALAGVLVATLGFPVTFAVDAVLFTAGFLGIVMLPKLPPEKSATRAGLQSLRDGIDFLRRAPNIRSSFIVDIVAMTFGRPFALLPAVAALAVGGGAITVGVLTAAAALGTFLTSLFSGPVAHVHRYGVAIARSIMVYGGCVALLGLVVGAMQTGWFGMVGADFGEVNVPALIVAALAMAGMGASDEVSAIFRSTMMLTATPDAMQGRLQGIFTVVVTGGPRLGDLYVGILATAVGLWFPPLLGGVLIIALIALIMRAQPSFRNYDARNPQP
- a CDS encoding APC family permease; the encoded protein is MAETDTPVQQAPEPEHHHELQADGVTAAGSIVMAVAGSAPAYSIAATTATLVAVAGLASPAALLWCALPMLGIAWAFAYLGRADVNAGAAYSWVGRALHPILGFLSGWALVISATIFMVAGALPAGVMTVALFSPENSDNVPLVTAIGAVWFLVMAACVLLGVRITARAQWIMSSVEVAILVVFAIAAIVTAATGKHAGPSFSWSWLGFEHFTGTGAFVAAALIAAFYYWGWDVAANLSEETKNGRKASGIGGIVGVIIVFLLFEIFTIATLVILPAATIEANSGNVLNVLGDAIWPGLGGKILIIAVMLSTIATLETTLIQVTRTLFAMGRDHTIPAAFGHSHPRWRTPAFATLVVTGVSLVLFIGSNFLGSVGDILNNAISSIGLQIAFYYALAGIAVVVAYRRIIFSSVKNFIFIGLWPGLGALFMVWIFFVSIPSLDTIVIIIGLGTLALGIVPIIVFWKKGAAYFSRRPLELPDELDAKAPEDIDTTAPQ